One window of Brucella pseudogrignonensis genomic DNA carries:
- a CDS encoding DsbA family protein, which yields MSKLNIPVSKQDHIQGYETAAVTLVEYGDYECPYCGEAYYVLKAVQQAMGEDLRFVFRNFPLAEMHPHALHAAEFAEMAATQGLFWQAHDLLYKNQSALTDHDLREYATALGIAPATLATAFDGRFQERIETDFRGGLRSGVNGTPTLFINGTRYDGARDLESLRAYMSEVR from the coding sequence ATGAGCAAGTTGAATATTCCTGTCAGTAAACAGGATCACATTCAGGGATATGAAACAGCCGCTGTAACACTTGTCGAATATGGCGACTATGAATGCCCATATTGCGGCGAAGCTTATTACGTTCTGAAAGCAGTGCAGCAGGCAATGGGTGAGGATTTACGCTTCGTGTTTCGTAATTTCCCGCTTGCCGAAATGCATCCGCATGCGCTTCACGCGGCGGAATTTGCTGAAATGGCCGCTACACAAGGCCTGTTCTGGCAAGCCCATGATCTTCTCTACAAAAACCAAAGCGCGCTAACCGATCATGATCTTCGCGAATATGCGACAGCTCTCGGCATAGCGCCAGCAACCCTCGCAACCGCTTTCGACGGCCGTTTTCAGGAGCGCATTGAAACAGATTTTCGCGGTGGATTGCGAAGCGGCGTCAATGGTACTCCCACGCTTTTCATCAACGGCACGCGATATGATGGTGCGCGAGATTTAGAAAGTCTGAGAGCATACATGAGTGAAGTGAGATAA
- a CDS encoding peroxiredoxin: protein MPGDNPSHALAAGTAAPAFTLPATADQTVSLSDLRGAPVILAFYPADWSPVCSDQMGLYNEILPEFHHAKAQLLGISVDGVWCHAAFEAERKLHFPLLADFEPKGEVARSYGVYRQKDGVAERALFVIDADGIIRWSYVSPLGINPGADGILEALDMIRAKPTTKEMQS from the coding sequence ATGCCCGGCGATAATCCCTCACACGCACTCGCTGCAGGCACTGCTGCGCCTGCATTCACTTTACCTGCAACGGCAGATCAGACGGTATCGCTTAGCGATCTGCGTGGCGCTCCGGTGATACTCGCATTTTACCCGGCCGACTGGAGTCCGGTCTGCAGCGATCAGATGGGACTTTATAACGAAATTCTTCCGGAGTTTCACCATGCGAAGGCGCAGCTGCTCGGCATATCGGTAGATGGTGTGTGGTGCCATGCCGCCTTTGAAGCAGAGCGCAAATTGCATTTCCCGCTTCTCGCAGATTTTGAACCCAAGGGTGAAGTCGCCCGGAGCTATGGCGTCTATCGCCAGAAGGATGGCGTGGCAGAGCGTGCACTATTCGTCATTGATGCTGATGGCATTATCCGATGGAGCTATGTTTCTCCGCTGGGCATCAACCCTGGAGCCGATGGCATTCTTGAAGCACTCGACATGATTAGGGCCAAACCAACCACTAAGGAGATGCAATCATGA
- a CDS encoding ATP-binding protein, with amino-acid sequence MSKDAEGLHKQGINLVAGLFAIALAFAVFYVDTFTDIEGAVAVLYAIALLLAAELTGRTGIVLSSIGCLVLTIASYYATHGPDPDFQTTIRLGVAVAAIVITAVLILRNKMARQQLLFSHGALKDSEARYRSIFDRTRVALCERDYSRLRKHLIQLKAQGITDIEDYARTHPDFVQKCIGMTDTVAANEAAYELLGGDLGQAHRLGSLFVPRDDQFVHVLQALLDEQRYFENKVEFRTSTGEERLVLLSISFPSDPAAFNRVVLSMVDITQRELAQKVLVEAQAELTKASRAATVGALSASLAHELNQPLGAIMLNAQTVLRWLDRDPPDLTAVRRSAERIIRDSDRASEIIQNTRNMLSQAKRRVESIDLTMLVRETIALMEHELQRSSTQVRMAQNWRSPVIEGVRIELQQVIINLVTNAIQAMEASKIRSRSIVITIGRTDNDHAVISIRDSGPGIDQDTLKRLFMPFHTTKASGMGMGLSICRSTVEASGGTLTGTNHETGGAEFEMRLPINWEVQDA; translated from the coding sequence ATGTCTAAAGATGCAGAGGGTTTGCATAAGCAAGGGATTAATCTGGTCGCAGGTCTTTTCGCGATCGCTTTGGCGTTTGCTGTCTTTTATGTCGACACCTTCACCGATATTGAAGGCGCTGTTGCTGTTCTCTACGCCATCGCGTTGCTGTTGGCAGCCGAACTAACAGGGCGCACCGGAATCGTGTTAAGTAGCATTGGCTGCCTCGTCCTCACAATTGCATCCTATTATGCGACCCATGGCCCAGACCCGGACTTTCAAACAACCATCCGTCTCGGTGTTGCGGTCGCTGCAATTGTGATCACGGCAGTTCTTATCCTGAGAAACAAAATGGCGCGACAACAATTGCTTTTCTCGCATGGTGCGCTCAAAGATAGCGAAGCGCGTTATCGCTCAATTTTTGATCGCACGCGCGTTGCCCTTTGCGAGCGCGATTATTCGCGGCTTCGCAAGCATCTGATTCAGTTGAAGGCGCAAGGCATCACTGACATCGAAGACTATGCCCGCACGCATCCGGATTTCGTGCAGAAATGTATTGGCATGACCGATACGGTCGCGGCCAATGAAGCAGCCTATGAACTTTTAGGGGGTGATCTGGGGCAGGCGCATCGACTTGGCAGTCTCTTCGTTCCACGCGATGACCAATTCGTGCATGTGTTGCAAGCGCTGCTCGATGAACAGCGCTATTTTGAGAACAAGGTCGAGTTCCGTACAAGTACTGGTGAAGAACGACTAGTATTGCTGAGCATCAGCTTTCCAAGTGATCCTGCTGCTTTCAACCGTGTTGTGCTGAGCATGGTCGATATTACTCAGCGCGAATTGGCGCAAAAAGTGCTGGTGGAAGCACAGGCTGAACTGACCAAAGCCTCGCGGGCCGCAACCGTAGGTGCCTTGTCTGCCTCGCTTGCCCACGAACTCAACCAGCCGCTTGGCGCCATCATGCTCAATGCGCAGACAGTGCTGCGCTGGCTCGACCGCGACCCACCGGACCTGACCGCCGTGCGACGCTCTGCGGAACGGATCATTCGCGACAGTGACCGCGCAAGCGAGATAATCCAGAACACGCGCAATATGCTGAGCCAGGCCAAGCGGCGGGTGGAATCCATTGATCTCACCATGTTGGTTCGCGAAACCATTGCGCTCATGGAACATGAGCTGCAACGCAGCAGCACGCAGGTACGCATGGCACAGAACTGGCGTTCGCCCGTGATTGAGGGCGTGCGGATTGAGCTTCAACAAGTGATTATCAATCTTGTGACCAACGCCATTCAAGCGATGGAGGCATCAAAAATCCGTTCGCGTTCGATTGTGATCACGATCGGACGTACCGACAACGACCATGCAGTAATCAGCATTCGTGACAGCGGACCGGGAATAGATCAGGATACGCTCAAGCGGCTGTTCATGCCGTTTCATACAACCAAGGCTTCCGGTATGGGCATGGGGCTTTCGATCTGCCGCAGCACGGTTGAAGCAAGCGGTGGAACCCTGACCGGGACCAACCACGAAACAGGTGGCGCAGAATTTGAAATGCGCCTGCCGATCAATTGGGAAGTGCAGGATGCCTGA
- a CDS encoding response regulator transcription factor produces the protein MPEMRKSQKQPNDKPVVFIIDDDPSMRESLADLFLSMQFDAEAFETAAAFMTKFPDQSRMERPGCILLDVRLPGISGLDFQSQLEKSGIRLPVVFMTGFGDIPMTVRAMKAGAVDFLTKPFKEQDVLDAVSSAVQRDSVRRQEAAQNQAVVELVQTLTPREREVMDAVVTGKMNKQIAFDLGISEVTVKLHRGNVMRKMDVRSLADLVRKAEFLSETTK, from the coding sequence ATGCCTGAGATGCGCAAGTCCCAAAAGCAACCAAACGACAAGCCGGTGGTCTTCATCATCGACGACGATCCGTCGATGCGGGAATCGCTGGCCGATCTGTTTTTATCAATGCAGTTTGATGCGGAAGCATTTGAAACAGCCGCAGCCTTCATGACCAAATTCCCGGATCAATCACGAATGGAAAGACCCGGCTGCATTCTACTCGACGTTCGTTTGCCGGGTATCAGCGGCCTTGATTTCCAGAGCCAGCTTGAAAAATCAGGCATTCGCCTTCCCGTGGTTTTCATGACGGGCTTTGGCGATATTCCAATGACGGTACGTGCTATGAAGGCTGGCGCGGTCGACTTCCTCACCAAGCCGTTCAAGGAACAGGATGTGCTCGATGCAGTGAGTTCGGCTGTGCAGCGCGATAGCGTGCGCAGGCAGGAGGCAGCGCAAAATCAGGCTGTCGTCGAACTGGTGCAGACATTGACCCCACGCGAGCGGGAAGTGATGGATGCCGTTGTCACTGGCAAAATGAACAAGCAGATCGCCTTTGATCTTGGCATCAGCGAAGTGACGGTGAAGCTTCATCGCGGCAATGTCATGCGCAAGATGGATGTGCGTTCTCTTGCCGACCTGGTTCGCAAGGCCGAGTTCCTCAGCGAAACGACAAAGTGA